The sequence TTCACGATTGATTCAAAAGCACATAACTATTTTGAATTCCGGTTTGAGCCCTGGATCGTAGAAGTATTTTTCGAGAATATTGCTTACACGCTTTCCGGTAAAGATCTGGAAGGTCCGCACCCGTTGCTTGAGCCCGGGAAAAAATATTCATTTGTGCGCAATTAAACCACACCAAATAAGATTAGGTTAGCGGGCTCGATTGAAAACAAATAAATCGCTGAATCCCCATTTGCCATCTTTGGATTGACCCCGCTGTATGACCAGCTGGTCTTTTGACCGCTTTTCGTAAATAATTCGAATCGATCCATCTTCTTTCTCGAAGAGAGCATAGTCTTTTTTTGCTTCGATAAACGTGTATCGATCCTGCTTGTCCTTTTCTTCCTGCCCGATTAGGCCGGGCTTAAAGTGCTTGACCAGAGCAATTGGGCCGCGCTCGGTTTGTTCGAAGATCAACATTTCGTACATCGTAACTTTGTTGTCTTTCATCATCCGGATGAAACCCGTCAGGTTATCACCAGCGGGTGCAATCCAGACCGCATCAATGGG comes from Spirosoma aureum and encodes:
- a CDS encoding DUF6265 family protein, translated to MKTFKLVFCCILCLLATFVTNAQTASKTGTLADMSFLEGHWQGTFSGGPIDAVWIAPAGDNLTGFIRMMKDNKVTMYEMLIFEQTERGPIALVKHFKPGLIGQEEKDKQDRYTFIEAKKDYALFEKEDGSIRIIYEKRSKDQLVIQRGQSKDGKWGFSDLFVFNRAR